A DNA window from Canis lupus familiaris isolate Mischka breed German Shepherd chromosome 10, alternate assembly UU_Cfam_GSD_1.0, whole genome shotgun sequence contains the following coding sequences:
- the LOC102151723 gene encoding uncharacterized protein LOC102151723 isoform X7, translating into MSCALGCGDAGRCGRGSPAVDGGGGGACRRDAQPCRPRKDNPGDPSSRGQSGQLRRGRRCAAGAEPRIHLLRRPPRSPQLSPPRLCGPRWSPCRSGLPADPADPRLLTPHPEQSPARTWAVVSDAVGCVEGALRPVAQVGQHQAPVTQVGQHQAPLTQITMSVYTVAALPGPWGCSRDSTTACSALAPWPSPSLPTATLPAHGAQTVPLLGVHI; encoded by the exons ATGAGCTGCGCCCTTGGGTGTGGTGACGCCGGGAGGTGCGGGCGCGGTTCACCTGCAGTAGACGGCGGAGGCGGAGGAGCCTGCAGACGCGATGCTCAGCCCTGTAGGCCGAGGAAGGACAACCCGGGGGATCCCAGCTCCAGGGGACAATCGGGGCAACTTCGTAGGGGTCGGAG GTGTGCGGCGGGCGCAGAACCGCGGATCCACCTGCTTCGCCGCCCCCCACGGTCCCCCCAACTATCCCCCCCCCGGCTCTGCGGGCCTCGGTGGTCACCTTGCCGCAGTGGCCTCCCGGCGGACCCCGCGGACCCCCGCCTGCTGACCCCACACCCCGAGCAAAGCCCCGCGAGGACCTGGGCCGTGGTTTCGGATGCAGTCGGCTGCGTGGAGGGAGCGCTGCGCCCGGTGGCCCAGGTGGGGCAGCATCAGGCCCCCGTGACCCAGGTGGGGCAGCATCAGGCCCCCCTGACCCAG ATCACCATGTCCGTCTACACCGTGGCAGCTCTCCCAGGTCCTTGGGGCTGCAGCCGGGACAGCACCACTGCCTGTTCCGCCCTTGCCCCTTGGCCCTCTCCCAGCCTGCCCACCGCCACCCTTCCCGCTCACGGTGCACAGACAGTCCCGCTCCTGGGGGTCCACATCTGA